In a genomic window of Chrysemys picta bellii isolate R12L10 chromosome 1, ASM1138683v2, whole genome shotgun sequence:
- the LOC101941263 gene encoding olfactory receptor 51G2-like produces the protein MSAVNDTKSNSAVFLLTGIPGQEDLHAWISIPFCLMYVITIVGNSVILFIIKTDPNLHEPMYVFLSMLAITDLGLLIATIPTILGIFLFNSRDISLDACFAQLFFIHSLQCIESSVLLLMAFDRFVAICNPLRYASILTLPRVAKMGLVFVLKSVALIIPLPFLLKRYQYCRVNVLSHSYCLHQEVMKMACSDITVNNIYGLSVAFSTMGLDSLLIFLSYVMILKTVLSIASYKECLRTLNTCVSHLCAVLLFYIPEIGLALIHRFGNNSSHLLQILLGYVYRLVPPLIHPIVYSVKSKHLRARIIRVFVK, from the coding sequence atgtcagctgtcaatgacaccaaatCAAATTctgcagtgttccttctcacCGGAATACCTGGGCAGGAAGACCTCCACGCCtggatctctatccccttttgCTTAATGTATGTTATTACAATagtaggaaattcagtcattctgttcattataaaaacagatccaaaccTACATGAGCCCATGTACGTTTTCCTTTCTATGTTGGCCATCACAGACCTTGGCTTATTGATAGCCACCATACCGACAATACTGGGCATATTCTTGTTTAACTCTAGGGATATCAGTCTTGATGCGTGTTTTGCCCAGCTCTTCTTCATCCACTCCCTTCAGTGCATTGAATCCTCCGTGCTCTTGTTGATGGCATTTGACCGCTTTGTTGCgatctgtaacccactgagatatgcttccatcttaacccTGCCGAGAGTAGCCAAAATGGGACTGGTGTTTGTGCTAAAATCAGTGGCCCTAATAAtcccactcccctttctccttaaACGGTACCAATACTGTCGAGtcaatgtcctctcccattcctactgcctgcACCAGGAAGTCATGAAAATGGCTTGTTCGGACATCACAGTGAACAACATTTATGGCTTATCTGTTGCATTTTCAACGATGGGTTTGGACTCGctgctcatcttcctctcttatgtgatgatcctcaaaacagtgctgagcatcGCGTCCTACAAGGAGTGCCTAAGGACCCTGAACACCTGCGTCTCCCACCTCTGCGCCGTCCTGCTCTTCTATATACCAGAGATTGGCCTGGCTCTGATACACAGATTTGGGAATAACTCTTCTCACTTGCTTCAGATTCTCCTGGGCTACGTCTACCGGCTGGTTCCTCCCCTGATACATCCAATTGTGTACagcgtgaaaagcaaacaccttcgtgcGAGGATAATCAGAGTGTTCGTCAAGTGA